The genomic stretch GGCGACCGTCTTTTCGCGACTGCCCTTGACGGCAGGGGCACCCAGCAGCTTGCACAGGTCGATATGGTGCTCTTCGATATCCACGTGCCGGTTTTCGTAGAGCGGCAACAGCCAATGGTATTGGCTTAACAGTTCGCGTGTCGGCATAAAGACCGGCGCCTTCTCCTGCCAGGCGCTGGGTAAGCGGTCGATCTTAACCTCAGTCTGTGAACGGGTGCTGAAGCTGAAAGCGGTATCCAGCACAGCCTGCTCAAAGGCGACGGAGACCCTACAGGTCTGCGCCCCCTGGCGGCGGCTAGCCAGCCGCCCCAGAGACTCAGGCCGAAACACCTTGATCAGCTTGTCGGCAATGCCCTTCTGAAGCAGCGACTTGGTGGGGTCGGCTACGCTCGGCTCATTAGCCTGCTCGTAAGCGTTAGCGATGACGCTGTAAGCCACCTTGAGCAGATGCGATTTGCCGGTACCATTTTCGCCCACAATAACGTTTAGCCCCGGCGCGAAATCCAGTCGCGCCTTGGGAAAAAGCGTGAAGTTATCCAGTTCTAACCGCTTCAGCATGCTGCCTCCTAAATATCTAAGCCACCCTGTTCGCCAGCATGCCCCGTTTCATGGGATGCCGCTACGATGGCATGCCAGGAGCCAATTAGCTCGTTGTAGGCGCGTGCTTCCTCGGCCCATTTCTTACGCTCACAGAGGGTATAGAGATGGTACGACAGCTGACGAATTGCCTCGCCCTTCTCCGGCATCTTGGCCAGCAGTTCACCGGCAGCGGATTCACCATGGTTCTGCAGGCGGCGGATCATCTGATGGCAGGCTTCCCACACCGGCGTGCGCTTGTCGGTGGTCGGGTCCCATTCAGATTGGTACTCGCCCCACTTAAGCAGGCGCACCTTGCCGCTACCGGATTCGATCACGCCGGCTTCCCTGACGCCATCTGCTGTGGTGCCCTTAGCCTGTGCAAGCACCTGTGCCTCACCAAACGGCCCTGCGCTCCAGGCGTACTGATCGAACCAGCTGGCACAGAACTGAGTATCAGCATCGAAGTTGCCGGAATCAGGGCTCAAAAACTCGGTAATAGCGCGGTTGATCAGTACCAGGGCATCGTGGACGCTCATCTTTGAGCCATCTTGATTCAGCACCGCCTCGTACTTAGAGTAAATAGCCATACCCGGCCCGATCGCCGCCTGGGCGAGATCCACTGGAGCAATGGGTGTTTGGCCTGTCTGGCCGCCAATCATAGTCTCCAGGGCTTCAGGCATTTCCGTTCGCAATTGACGCTGGAAGTCACGGCGAGAAACGGACTCTGCAGTAGTTTCACGCTTACGACAGACTAAGACAATGGAAGACGCAAGCGCATTAGCACCTTGGTTACGTGATCGATTTTCACGTTCTGTTCTTAGAGGCCATGTCCCTGTTATTATCAAACCAGACTCTACAATTGATTCTATAAATGTTTCCCAACCCTTGGAAGCCGTGCTTCCACTTTTTGTTTCTGACTGTTTAAATGCATAATAAATTGTCATTGGATAAAATTCAGACGATGCACTTGCGAGATTTCTAAACGTATTTTTCATGCCATTCATGAAAAAACTTTCAGACTGCTCCTTACCACCATGCCGGAACTGGTTTGCAACTAGCTCTTCTTGTTTCGGAGTTAGCATTGTAGGTACAAGGTTAGGCGATATCTCTTTCAAAGATCTACGAAGCCATATATAAAAAAAATCGGATAAATTAGAATACGGTATATTATCGTAGTATGGTGGATCTGTAGATATGACAACATTTTTTATCTCGGAGCAGGATGCTGCATCAGCAAAAAACGCCTTTGAAATTGAAACAGATCTGGTATCACAATTTTTTAGACCGTCAGCCGTTGTTGTCAACATAGACAAAAAAGATCCACTAGGACCGTACAATATATTTGTCTCAGAGTAATCCCAGTTCATGGGAATCGCATGCTTAGAAAAAAGATGGCCTGGACACTCAACAGAAGGCATCCATGCAGAAAGGGAGTTTGCTCTATTAGCTGTTTTTGATATAGAGAATGCTATATAAAGGCATATTGCATTTGCATAATTTTGAGCTTCATGCTTCAGTTCTGGATGAGCAGAATTAAAATCATCAATTATTATTGGCTTTATATTTTTCAACTCATCACACATATACGTCAGTGTCTTAAGCTGCCTATTAGTGAAAAGTTTTTCAAAACGATCCATACCATATACAACTGAGTTTGTGCATCCTGCCCAATGGTCTATTTCAGCTTCTGGATAGTCGCTAACTTCGACACATTTTGCAATTTCTTCATGTTCTTTATCAGCAGGATAATAGCCTCTCCCTTTTTTCTTTTTAGTCACAATTGCAATAAGTTTATGGCCAATTCGACCAGACCTGCCCTCCTCTCTTATGTATTTAAGAGGAATATTAACCCCCGACATCAAACATGTCGCGCCTTTTCTTCCAACAATTCCTTGTTGATCTGGCTTCTCAAATTTATTTACAATTTCAAAGTACCAACTTCTTTTTTCGCTATCAACTATCGGCTTTAAGTATGCACCATCCCCTTTTGTTGATAGGGTAAAGGATTTTATGAGAGGAACATCACAATCTGAAAACGCCGGATTCGGGCTTTTTACGGTTCTAGCCCAAATCCAGCATATAACGTCTTCAGAAACTGAATCTTTCTCGTTATAGTACTTTGGGTAAATATCGCATAATGCTTCCCGAGCTTTGTCTAATAATAACCCTCCATAAAATATGATGTCTTGTGCCAACCCTTCATAACCATGAAGATTCTCGATTGCTACTTGGCCTTTTGGTAAAGAAACTGGTGAAAATTTCGAAAATTCCGCAGGTATCTCAAGACTTGCTTTGCCAAGCATCACAGGTATTGGGTTTAAATCTGAAGCATAAACGTCTAAGCCTAAACGACTTGCCTCTAACGGAATAGCTCCACCTCCTGAGAAAGGATCCCAAAGCGTAAGATTCAGGTCTTTTTCGTCAAACTTCAATCCGTTCAACTCGCATGTTTCACGCCAACTTTCCACAATTAGTGAGCGAGCCTTAGCCAACACATCAAAGTTATTATTATTTTTCCATTGACAAAGTTCTTCAAGGACACCAAAAATTTCATTTCTCTTTTCCTCACAGATTTTTTTGGGTTTGCCTTTAGACCATCCTCTTACACCGCCAGGATCGTTGACCATTTGAGAGAAAATAATTGCGCGAGCAGCAACCAGTGGTCGACGTGCCCACCACATATGCAGCGTTGAAGGATGCCCCTTCCTAATAGATTTTTCAGCGGATGCAGCTTGATTAATTAGATCTAGTGGTAGCGCCACTTCGATCAGCTTTTTGGGAGATTTAATAGAGTGCATCGGTATTCCTTATCCGCTCACCCGGCACAACGTGTGCCGAATGGCAGTAACAAACGGGAGGTGTTCAATAGCATCAAGCTCTTCATCGAGCAGCGCTTGCCACTCTTCATCAGAAAATTCGTCAACTAACGACCAAAGTTCTTCAGCAGTGTCTATGTAACCAGCCTTAGCGGCCTTTCGCATTCGGCGCAAAGCACCGTGCTCAGCATCCAGGTTAAACACCCGCAGGGTTTCTTCTGCCCTGCACTGTTGCTCAGCATTGAGCCATTGCCGTGGATAAATCGTTCCGTCAGGAACAAATACAAAAAAATCATCAGGATCATCAATATCAGGTTTTAGTAGGTCAGCCGCATGGTAATCCCCTGCGTCATGATCCTTGTGCTTACCGCAGGTCTCTTTACGGTCACACGAGCCAAAGAGATTGTCCCACTGAAACGTCACGCGCGGGTCTCGACCTTTCTGAACAAAATGTTCTACATGACGCCGACCTTGCTGAATCTCTGCCTCACAGTAGGCACAGCGGTTTCCCTGCATGGCTTCAAGTGCCAACCAGAGCTCAGCGCGGTCGTTGTTGTTCAGGTCGCGCCAGTTATCTCGGCCATGCTGGTAGTTTTTTAGGCAACCAGGCGCGTGGCCACGGGTGAGAAAGTGCATCCCTAGCGGCCCTCTTTGTCACGCCGAGCAGGCTTGCGCCGTTTAAGCGCCTGCAACCTGATTAACCGATCGCACTCCAGAATATGTGGATGATGCTTTCCATAGTGCGCTTCCAACAGCGAGCGTAACTGGATTGCCTTATCGTGGGACTCCAAACCTTGCTGAATCAGCGCCATGTAGTGGCTTAGTTGGCGGACAATCTCGATATTCGGTAATGGGTCGGTACCCATGATCTCTGCCAGCAAATCTGAGCTTGCAACCCCTTGAGTCTGACGAGTCACTGGATGAACCAAGATGCGTTGCTGGTCACGTTCCTCATCCCACTCCGACGCCAGGATTCGAATGCATTCAGCCGGAATGGTACTAAGCACCTGAGGGCTGTGCGTAGTGACGGTGAATTGCACTTGTGGAAAAGCCTCTTGCAGCTGCTGCAGCACCACCTGCTGCCAGCGTGGGTGCAGGTGCATATCCACTTCATCAATCATTACCACGCCTATCGTTTCCCGTGCGGCATTGACGCCCATGTGTGGGTTAAGTTTGATGCAGCGGTAAGCAATGTCCCCCACCATGGCCAATACGCTGCGAATGCCGTCGCTGAGCTGTTCGACATCGAGAGTGCCTTGATCCTCATGATGCAGAATCAGCGATTTCTCGCGGCTGATGCTGTATTCCAGCGTATGCCACCCGGTGATGGGCTTTAAAAAGGTATCGATCGCCTGCTGAACCACACGGATGCGGCCCTGAGCTGCGCTCAGCTCCTCGTCGTTGGAACGCCCCTCCATCTTGTTGATCTGCTGCTCTCGCAGGCTCTCATAGGCCCAGATAAACCACTCTTTGAAGTGCTTGTAAGAAGAAGCTGGGTCAAGGCAGTTCACATAGCCAAAGGTTCGAATATAGAAATCAGGATCCTGCGTATCATCTTTCCCTTTTGGCTTTTCAATCAGACGCTTTTGCGCCCAGAGCCTTCCTGTACCGTAGTAACCAAAAACTGGCAGGTCCAGCGTAGGTTTGTCGGGGCTCCT from Halomonas meridiana encodes the following:
- a CDS encoding AAA family ATPase; the protein is MKLSKLRIKNFRCFTDLELELNEQLTVLVAENGQGKSALLDAIRIGLWPFVSSFDLARPAFNPPGNAIAISDVRLVRLPNGDMARQLPTEVALTGDFGMGSSDTWVRYRDSEAKATKTKDDGDTSKMKNWSSAVQAQIRSPDKPTLDLPVFGYYGTGRLWAQKRLIEKPKGKDDTQDPDFYIRTFGYVNCLDPASSYKHFKEWFIWAYESLREQQINKMEGRSNDEELSAAQGRIRVVQQAIDTFLKPITGWHTLEYSISREKSLILHHEDQGTLDVEQLSDGIRSVLAMVGDIAYRCIKLNPHMGVNAARETIGVVMIDEVDMHLHPRWQQVVLQQLQEAFPQVQFTVTTHSPQVLSTIPAECIRILASEWDEERDQQRILVHPVTRQTQGVASSDLLAEIMGTDPLPNIEIVRQLSHYMALIQQGLESHDKAIQLRSLLEAHYGKHHPHILECDRLIRLQALKRRKPARRDKEGR
- a CDS encoding ATP/GTP-binding protein, which gives rise to MLKRLELDNFTLFPKARLDFAPGLNVIVGENGTGKSHLLKVAYSVIANAYEQANEPSVADPTKSLLQKGIADKLIKVFRPESLGRLASRRQGAQTCRVSVAFEQAVLDTAFSFSTRSQTEVKIDRLPSAWQEKAPVFMPTRELLSQYHWLLPLYENRHVDIEEHHIDLCKLLGAPAVKGSREKTVAELVAPLEEAMGGKVVLDKNGRFYLRIPGQGNLEMPLVAEGLRKLAMLARLITTGSLLDKGYLFWDEPEANLNPKLIKLVALAAVTLSQQGIQVVIATHSYFLLKELDLLTRQQAVAQRYFALVRGDGLVERIEVADRLSGLEHLVSLDEELAQYDREMELVNA
- the ptuB gene encoding retron Ec78 anti-phage system effector HNH endonuclease PtuB; amino-acid sequence: MHFLTRGHAPGCLKNYQHGRDNWRDLNNNDRAELWLALEAMQGNRCAYCEAEIQQGRRHVEHFVQKGRDPRVTFQWDNLFGSCDRKETCGKHKDHDAGDYHAADLLKPDIDDPDDFFVFVPDGTIYPRQWLNAEQQCRAEETLRVFNLDAEHGALRRMRKAAKAGYIDTAEELWSLVDEFSDEEWQALLDEELDAIEHLPFVTAIRHTLCRVSG
- a CDS encoding DUF1156 domain-containing protein, translating into MHSIKSPKKLIEVALPLDLINQAASAEKSIRKGHPSTLHMWWARRPLVAARAIIFSQMVNDPGGVRGWSKGKPKKICEEKRNEIFGVLEELCQWKNNNNFDVLAKARSLIVESWRETCELNGLKFDEKDLNLTLWDPFSGGGAIPLEASRLGLDVYASDLNPIPVMLGKASLEIPAEFSKFSPVSLPKGQVAIENLHGYEGLAQDIIFYGGLLLDKAREALCDIYPKYYNEKDSVSEDVICWIWARTVKSPNPAFSDCDVPLIKSFTLSTKGDGAYLKPIVDSEKRSWYFEIVNKFEKPDQQGIVGRKGATCLMSGVNIPLKYIREEGRSGRIGHKLIAIVTKKKKGRGYYPADKEHEEIAKCVEVSDYPEAEIDHWAGCTNSVVYGMDRFEKLFTNRQLKTLTYMCDELKNIKPIIIDDFNSAHPELKHEAQNYANAICLYIAFSISKTANRANSLSAWMPSVECPGHLFSKHAIPMNWDYSETNILYGPSGSFLSMLTTTADGLKNCDTRSVSISKAFFADAASCSEIKNVVISTDPPYYDNIPYSNLSDFFYIWLRRSLKEISPNLVPTMLTPKQEELVANQFRHGGKEQSESFFMNGMKNTFRNLASASSEFYPMTIYYAFKQSETKSGSTASKGWETFIESIVESGLIITGTWPLRTERENRSRNQGANALASSIVLVCRKRETTAESVSRRDFQRQLRTEMPEALETMIGGQTGQTPIAPVDLAQAAIGPGMAIYSKYEAVLNQDGSKMSVHDALVLINRAITEFLSPDSGNFDADTQFCASWFDQYAWSAGPFGEAQVLAQAKGTTADGVREAGVIESGSGKVRLLKWGEYQSEWDPTTDKRTPVWEACHQMIRRLQNHGESAAGELLAKMPEKGEAIRQLSYHLYTLCERKKWAEEARAYNELIGSWHAIVAASHETGHAGEQGGLDI